A window of Rosa rugosa chromosome 7, drRosRugo1.1, whole genome shotgun sequence genomic DNA:
CCGCGAATCCATTCTATTACCTTATGGTCCTGTAAAGATTTGCTACTTTGGTAAATAGCAGGCATGGATTCTCCTCTCATTATTCCTCTTCTCTATATATTACTCATGCAGAACATGAACATTGCAATTGGCCTAAAATAATAATATGGCTTGTATAGTTCCTCCCTCTCTGTGCCAAACAGAGGATTTGGGAAGCGAAAATCTCCAAAGGCTTGCCAAACAGCTTCAGTTTTACAAACCACCCAAACCAATTGACGAagtggaggaaaatattgagcATGGCATAAATGACGTGTCTTCTTCTGTAAAAATGAGGGAGAGAAGAGCAGCTGTTCTGATATGCCTCTTTGAAGATCCTGAGGGTGAGCTAAGAGTTATTCTTACTAGAAGATCAATGAACTTGGCTTCACATCCAGGTAAAACATTTTGACTATATTGGTCTATTTTCACTTTGTACATTTTACGTGTACAAGGTGGGTATAGAACTTCTAAGTTGTTTCCAAAACAGGTGATGTAGCATTGCCAGGTGGGAAAATGGAGGAGGGAGATGAAGATGAATCTGCAACTGCACTGAGGGAAGCCATGGAAGAGATTGGCCTAGATTCTAGTCTAGTTCAAGTTGTTGCTCAACTAGAGTTCTTTTTATCTCAGGTATAGTAACATAGTCAGAATT
This region includes:
- the LOC133720257 gene encoding nudix hydrolase 22, chloroplastic-like isoform X3, with the translated sequence MACIVPPSLCQTEDLGSENLQRLAKQLQFYKPPKPIDEVEENIEHGINDVSSSVKMRERRAAVLICLFEDPEGELRVILTRRSMNLASHPGDVALPGGKMEEGDEDESATALREAMEEIGLDSSLVQVVAQLEFFLSQHLLTVVPVIGLVSRIEDFKPLLNADEVDAIFDVPLEMFLKFRKKITDLRRENGGDGSMLSIILISNPSKESF
- the LOC133720257 gene encoding nudix hydrolase 15, mitochondrial-like isoform X1; amino-acid sequence: MACIVPPSLCQTEDLGSENLQRLAKQLQFYKPPKPIDEVEENIEHGINDVSSSVKMRERRAAVLICLFEDPEGELRVILTRRSMNLASHPGDVALPGGKMEEGDEDESATALREAMEEIGLDSSLVQVVAQLEFFLSQHLLTVVPVIGLVSRIEDFKPLLNADEVDAIFDVPLEMFLKKENHRFEEREWRGWKYVVHHFDFESEQGEFLIWGLTASILIRAASVIYQQSPFFQAHLPDFQTLQRALHSVDSNVA
- the LOC133720257 gene encoding nudix hydrolase 15, mitochondrial-like isoform X2, with protein sequence MACIVPPSLCQTEDLGSENLQRLAKQLQFYKPPKPIDEVEENIEHGINDVSSSVKMRERRAAVLICLFEDPEGELRVILTRRSMNLASHPGGKMEEGDEDESATALREAMEEIGLDSSLVQVVAQLEFFLSQHLLTVVPVIGLVSRIEDFKPLLNADEVDAIFDVPLEMFLKKENHRFEEREWRGWKYVVHHFDFESEQGEFLIWGLTASILIRAASVIYQQSPFFQAHLPDFQTLQRALHSVDSNVA